One genomic segment of Belonocnema kinseyi isolate 2016_QV_RU_SX_M_011 chromosome 2, B_treatae_v1, whole genome shotgun sequence includes these proteins:
- the LOC117183049 gene encoding protein MNN4-like, whose translation MGGEKEGEETEAGVEEEDEKEEEEKKEKQKKEKKKYEKKKEEEVEKREKKEDQEKKKMRRMRRMRRKRRRKKGGEEEEKEKGEEGGEEEKGIGEGVEGGEKEEAAKEEYEKENDEEKWKEEEKEEEGEEDRKTGRGEEKGEKKKKEE comes from the exons atGGGAGGAGAAAAGGAAGGAGAAGAAACAGAAGCAGGAGTAGAAGAAGAAGATGAGAAGGAGGAG GAGGAAAAGAAGGAGAAGcagaagaaagaaaagaaaaaatacgagaaaaagaaGGAGGAGGAAGTG GAGAAAAGGGAGAAGAAGGAGGATCAGGAGAAGAAGAAGATGAGAAGGATGAGGAGAATGAGGAGGAAGAGaaggagaaaaaaaggaggtgaggaggaagaaaaagaaaagggAGAAGAAGGAGGAGAAGAAGAAAAAGGAATAGGGGAAGGGGTAG aaggaggagaaaaagaagaaGCAGCAAAAGAAGAATATGAGAAGGAGAATGACGAGGAGAAGTGGAAGGAGgaagagaaggaggaggagggAGAAGAAGATAGAAAGACAGGACGAGGAGAGGAGAAGGGAGAAAAGAAGAAGAAGGAGGAGTAG